ACGACTGGTCAAAAGTTAGTGGACACTCGATTGaaacgtttctcatgatcttagaaatcttttgatctgaaggcgtgtgattaaatgtttgaagtcGGCGTTGTAGACTAAAATATAATCGGCCCGACgtgttcgtttctttcattagaaaactaacgtTTTATTTACGAAAAAAAATAcgtttttaaacggacgactcggagcgaaatattccgaaaagcagtcgataagagtccggcgtcggtgtgaactcctttcaTCCTGTTTTAAAAGCCTCTCAGGGAAATCCCTCGAGAAATCGgccgagaaaacgccaagaatacatttctggaaattctaggcaaaaaagTGTGTCTACTTTGAATAtgctaaaatatgaaattatgatttatttaggatttctatcacaacataattccaaTAGTTCCCgctgtgttactccagagtgtTGAtgacttgggggggggggggggggggggttgtaataaaaataaagaatgagtgtgtctaaacttttgaccagtaatGTATAACAGAGTCTCCTGTATAATCAAAACTAAGTGCAAAACTTGTACAATGggttataataaataaacaaacaaacaaataaattaaaaaaaggactGCATCATGCTGACTCGAGTCAGACACCAGAGTGCTGGAGTATCTTATTCTAGGCCagatacatttaaataaataaataaataaataaataaaatgtacctaGGTATGAAAACTGGATAAAATTGAGTACAGTGAGAGTCATAGAGCTCAAAGCTGTTATAGAACTCTACCACTAGTACAGCATGCAATCATCTCTCCCTAAACTATCAAACAACACTAAAGATATAGTGCCATAACTCCAGTAACGTGGAGATAATATACACGTTTTTTTAACCATTGCCTTACTGATTCtcaacaaatataataaaataatgctgaTGCAATCATTATCTCCATGAAGGATGCTCACCACTCCACATTATCGTCCAGCCTGAACAGAAGCTTCATGCACACAACAATGAGCGCTGCGGCCTGAAGATCATAGCACGGAAGTCTAGGCTTTCTCTCAGtagggtcaaaggtcagaaaTGAGTCTGTCCCCATAGATGTTTTCTGTATTACTTCACGAACTAATGCATGAAGCTTGTctgaaaggaaagaagaagaaaaaaaaaaaaaaacaaacagctgacGGAAGAGAAAATGAACACTAATGAAAGATTCACTGAGCTGACCCTTACTAGCTTTTCTTCACTGCTTCGTGCAAACTCACCGGGAAGGTTAGCATCCATTAAATAGCGTAATGTGAGCAGAGCTGGATGAAGGAGGCAGTCCGGAGTCACAGGAGGGAAAGCAGGCAGCTCGATCAGTGCCGCCAGACTCGCCGCGTCCCTGTGTACATTACTGTAAGAGGGGATAGACTGGAGAGCACCAACATGTGTTTATAGACACTACAGGCAATAATCTGAATACATGTTCCACTGTGACACAATCAGTAAAGTTTGCTTGCTCACCTCAACTCTAAAGATCATGGCATCCTTGCCAAAGAACTTCATGTCTTCAGGAAAAAGTGCATGAGCATTGACATAAGGGATGTGGCCCTTAGACACCAACCTGCAAGAGAAATAACACTAATTTAGGCACAGCAAAAAGCTCGGATACGAAAGACAGATGTATTTTGACAAAATCCATTCGGCATATATttcagggggcgctcaccctgtgacggggacactatactgtaaaaacagcacagtctttcggatgagacgttaaactgaggtcctgactctctgtgggaATTAAAAATCCCCGGACACTTATGGTAAAAGAGAGTAgaggtataaccccggtgtcctggcgaaattcccccattggcccttctctaacAAGGACCTAtgataatctccatctctgaactggctacatcacgCTCTCCTCTCCACGGATAGCGGGTGTGTGgcgggcgttctggcgcactatggctgccgtcgcatcgtCCAGGTGGATTCTACACATTAGtgatggttgaggagatccccaccccccacccctcatactacgtaaagcgctttgagtgtctagaaaagcactacgTAACTGTAACCGATGTCAGGGGGCTATCACCATAAAATGGGCTAGAACGTATAAACGCTTATATTTAACGTAAGGTATTTAACCAAGCTCAAACACGCCCTCCTTCGAAAAAGTAGCGTTCTCTTTACCTCAAATCAGGAGAAGCTACAGTATGGTATCAAATTTTAATTTTGTGTACTGTTACACCccaattaaaaaattttttttaaagtagctgAAAGTTACGGTACTCTGtgcagtagaaaaaaaaagatccaagtagtcctctttttttttttttttttttttttttacctgagcAAGTCCGCCAGGGTGATGGCCTCCCGGACCCAAAGCAGAGCCAGATAGCAGAAAGCTAGCGTTCGGGGCATGGTCATCAGgttcttcctgtctttctgtccAAAGTAGCATTCGGCGTCCATGGAGCCCGAACACACTGAAGATCTCCCATCACTGGAGTATCCTGCAAACGTTGAAAACCATAAGCAGAATAATCTAACAAGGTAATCATGTTGATGTAAAAAGAACCTACAAAGATACCAGAGACGCTGCTGGCTCCCATCATCGAGCCAGTCTCAGAGTGACATGACGCGTCGCTGAAAGCGGCGGATGACTCGACCTCGGTGTCACTGGTCTGGTCCTGAGGCGTGAACTTGTGCATGCAAGAGATTTTAACTGGAGCATCAGAGGACACATCAAAATGTTTTGGTTGGTTTGTTTAGCCAACAATCAGAAGACTCAAAATTTGGTACCACCAGTGGAGACTAATTCTTCTGTACAATTTGCTACAGTGGTTATTCATACTTTCCTCATATGGTGAGCTTGACATTTACAAAGGTAAGCTAAAGGAAAAATCACGCCTGAACAACTTGCAAACTGATAGATAACCTTATATTTAACGTCTGATCTTCAAGATGCACTTCATAGTGAAATTCTGAGTTGCCTTTTTTGGTTTAACCCCCTTTCATTGTACGTGTTGGTCTAATTTCGGTTTCCTACATTAACCAAAATGCCAACTGACTACCGGCTGATAGTGGTGACGGTGTGATTTAGCCCTTGCTGCATTTttacctaaagagagcgatgcagtaGTGCGTTAGTTTTTTCTCGCTCCGTGACTTCCTCAGCCGTGCATTCTGGTCAAGCAGGTAAAGCTCCAAAGCTTCAAGTGTCATTCAAATACTGCAGTCAATGCCATCAAATTACCCGGATGTGTTCTTGATATCGACGATATTATATTTGTTGAGAAGCTGAATTTATcccacaaaaatattttaattaaactaatGACTAGCGTCCATCCTGAGGTAACTGTAAACTCATTAGCTTAGTTTTTAATTAACGCGAGGTCGCAGTTGCAAACAGAGGGCTTACTACATTAAAACATACTTCATAGACTTTCGGTTAATCAGCCGATTAACAGTAAAACCTATTAACCGGCTGAAACGTATTACTCGGGGGGGCACTGAAGAGACGAGGACCCTGTCCCACTACTAGAAATATGCTGGGACGGTCCGTCGTACAACGGGAAGCTCACGGCACACCTCAATCCTCGCAAAGACGCGTCCTATGTCCTCCTGTCCTTCCGAGTACACCCTTTCAACGTAGCCTGGCGAGACCAGCGTTCGTGAGAACGCGAGTTCGTCCTTAGAACTGACAAACGGTCTTCTTATCTCCACCATGTCTGCAGTGGGTTTCTCGTCAATGATATAACACACAGCTGGAAACTAGTGAGTGAAAAAGAAGCCCTTGCTCTTCTGTTTttaagttttcttcttctttttttaatcacttatGATCGAGACGTCTCAATTTGTCCTCCTATTAAAAAGCATTGTAACTGCGCTGGCAACGTCCACCGGCTAACTGCTCacgagaataacagagatcgcTAAAGACGTCAGAAACATTGCAGTATAAACATACTgaagggtggagttttcctttaagcgTTAAAGACATCTTAAGTTAAAAACCTATCGTGGACCTTCTACCCAAGATCAACTACACACGAGGACAGATGCAAAACTTGGGTGGTTTCAAACTCACCGCTGAACCTCTGAGAATGTTCACTGGGTTTCTCGTGTACGCCTGCCTGGTCTTCTGCATGTATCGCTTCCAGAAAATCCATAACACATCCGTCTGTGAGACacacttcatttaaaatgacatgGGAAATTTATACTTTTCTGACGTCTACATTATTTGGGTCGCTCTCACTGACCTTCAACTGAGGGCAGACGCCCAGATCAACCAACGCTTCGGCCTGAAGTTTAAGGATCAACTGAAAGCCTTCGCAAATCATCCATTCTCGCGCAcgtcctaaaacacacacaaacatacgaCAGAGTGGACATGGTTCGGAAGTTGTGACGTATAAGCCGTCACGTCGGGGATTACAGCGATATTACATCGCTAGCCAGGGTTCCATCCAAGTTGATCTTTTTTTAAGACGAAAGAAATTTAACGTGATTTGAATTTTGCATAGAACACCGTTGCGAATAAAGCGCTGTTTCCATCCCATGTGAACAAGAGAAGGAAACCATCACTTCTGGGGAAAGTATTAATACAAACGGAAGTCAGTGCGGCTCCTGTTTTCAATAGGATACGTCACTTGTGCGGACGAAACACTCATCACAAACCTCACGCTATCTTGCGGTCCGAGTCGGACGCTTGATATTTGGGAGCGGAATCGTGCGAGTCCTGGGAGGTAACGATACCAAACCCTTTTGACGACAGACTTCATGCTCAGGCATTGCAGACTGACAAAAACTACATTTGAGTTGCTGCGCAAGGAGACTGGGCCGCTGGTTAGTGCGGTTACGCGTCACGTGAGCTGCTGAGACAAAGTCACGTGACTTTTCGGATGCACCTTTGAGGAATTTATTCCACGGTGGTTCACGCGCATGTCTTCTTACTGAATACAAAAATTCTGAAGTGCTCACTTCAACTGAGCGCATAAGTTTTTGGGAGATTTTATTCACATCTGGAGTTTCCATccagctttttttatttttattttttttaaatgcgatATCTCAAAAATTCGCATAAAAACACgtggatggaaacatggctaGCGCACTGGACATCTGACACAGAACCTGGACTAACCTTTTACCTCCCGCTTCCGTTTGCTTGATGATAAAGAGGAGATCCTGCTGTTGACGGTAAATCTGCTCATATCCTCAACTTCTTTCATCCTCTGCGAATTGGGAACAATCAGATTCATGACGAACTCAAGAAGACACACACATTGCCCCGAGTGTTCTCTGTGTAAGTTCTCTATACAGATTCTAGCCGTTCTAGTCTTAGGAGGACCGTGTCCATTTTCGTATTTTCCCTCTTATACCCAACTCAGCTCATAAAGGACTTTACAAACAACCTGATCATTTGATTTGGAAGACTTCAGGGATTAACTGCGGTAATAAATGTAGAGATTAGGGCTGATGAATTCAACATAGAAAAATAAGGGTCATGAGGTAAAAAGGATCTCAGTGATTCCACACCGTGTCTCAGACCTGGTTATCACCTGCTGCAGGTTGTTTCTGGTCAGGCAGTCCACCGTGGGTGAATGAAAAAGCTCTACGTCAAACATTTATaccatttggcagatgcctttAACCAGAGTgttacatttctctcatttacTGTATAAAACTGAGCAGTTGGGGGGGGtgaagggccttgctcaagggcccagcagtggcagctcggCGATGCTATgatttgaactcgcaaccttctgatcagaccTGTACCTCAACAACTTCTTGAGGTTGATGTGCAAATTTGTGTTGgaagactttttatttattattttcttttaaacgtGCCACCGAGTCTCCGTAACCAGAGCATCCAAGTGCAATCTCACACAGAGCTTTCCAGTCATTCTCTGCCCCATAGCACAGATTTTAAGCTTTCGTGTGAAATAGTTGGATTGTATTCATTATGATGTTATTCTCACCACCGCGAAAACCCGGAGTACGTCTGTAACGACGTGCACAAAAATAAGGAGTCAGTCATGTCCCTTACCGACGCTTTAAGGGATGCGAGCGTTATATTTTTCAGCATGATTCCGTATTATAAGGGATGAGTGTGACGATGCTAAAAGAGACTGTAAAACCGCAGTGTAGAAAGCCTAGTTTTCTGAGAAACAGGATATCAGGTCTTATCGGATAGAGACTACATGAACGGCACCTTTACTAACAACCATGACATGGTCAAAATGACGGAGATCCTCCATATCACATAATAACAGGACAGCGTGTTTGGGGTAACTTGTAGAATTTACTGacgaggtttttattttatttttttaaatgcttgaaACAATATTCAGACCATAACAGATAACAAAAacgagaaggggggggggggggggggaacgagagagagagagagagagagagagagagagagaacaaaaataaaagggtggagaatgaaatacaaaataaattggAAATATTTGcaagtttgggggggggggtatcacTATAAACTGGAAAAGAAAGTTTCTAGTTCTTAGACTATTTTAGCTGTATGATATTGCTcgaattaattaataaaaacaaaaaagtgccaCATTCTTCCAATGCAATACACACTCGTTACAAATCCTGTAATCTCTTGCCCTCTTGAGCGCCCTCTACAGGCGCTATGTCGCATCTGCAGTCTCTAACTCTGAGCCTACAACAGTGTGTTACTTGATTAAAATGGGCTAGGAGTCCAGGCACAATGCACGTTTAACTACAAtagtagtgtgtgtttgtttgtttgctaggAAGTGATGAAAAAACTCTCACCTCAATAACATTGTGGCAGTTTTTACAGAAGAACTGCCCTCCGTTTGTAACACCCCAACACACTGAGCCACACTGTCCACAGGGTTCACTGTAACCGTcctaaaaacacaacattaatcAGCCAAACGAACACAGGTTCGGTTTTGGAAACAATTTGCTCATCTTTTATCAGGTTTGTTATTGGATTTAGCTTCAACGTTAACGGTTAGCTCGCTGGTCTTGCAGTTTTGGAacgtgtttcattattattatttttattattattatttttcaacaacaaaaaaagttttaacaTCTTTAACACTCACCGTTATCTCTTCGTCCATCTTCAGAGGATTTCAGTAACGCTTCAGAGAAGATATTAATTTATCAAACAAAATGCCTAACTCCCCTCAAAGTTCATCACCACATGAGGGGAAAATCCAAAATGGGGTCCTCGCgctataaaaataacaacatttcaaaataagaGCCCGAGGCTCAGTATCAAAGTGCACGAGCTTTTGTGTGTACTCAGaccatatgtgtatatatactgagTGTACCCCAGGTTGGTCCCACTTGCAGTCCTTGTATCGAAAATATGTAGCCATTTGGCATTGAAACCCCTCAAATACTTCAACTACTCCTCTAGTCTTTGGGCTACTGGAAGCATGCCACTTCAGCCATTATAGGTTAATGATCTATTAAGTCTCAACTCCATATGCAACTACATCCTGGAACAAATGGCCCAAAAACATTTGTTGGATGGATGTTTAGACCTCTCTCCAACAGCATTCATGGGATAAACAAAGTCAAGGACTCCATCACATCTATTTTATCAAATCCTTTCTGGATAGCAATGATCATACCATCATCCGtccgttttctgtaccgctaatcctacacagggtcgcaggggatcccaggggactcgggacacaaggtgggggacaccctggatggggtaccaacccatcgcaggaaacaatcacacacattcacatactagggacaatttagaaatgccaatcagcccataagacatgtctttggactggggaaggaaaccggcgtacctggaggaaacctccgaagcacGAGGtccgtatggtctgagcacgaAGGACGGACTTGGTattcaaccctggaggtgcgaggcaaacttgCTAACCAATAAACCTCTGTGCCCCTTGATATCGAAACCAGTTGTTCCTATTGGAAATCACATATTCTGCGATTAACCCAGAATAGGAATATATGATATGAAAGTGAAGTCGAACTGTATTTagaaaatgcataaaaattaaggacattaatattttattcaaaatgtaattattttattttttattattattattattattttttaaattatgttattgttgttattaataataataataataatactgtactaaatatactactattacaactaccaggtctactactactactactactactactactactaataataataataataataataataattgcaatgCATTCCAccaggaaatgaaaggaaattacAACCCAGAATGATCaaaatgattatattttgtTATTGAGTTCTTCTAAGTGTTCTTTTACAGGTCATTTGAACTGACTAGGTTTAATCCCAAACCACGTAGGCCTATCAGTTTGGTTTATACTTCTGCGTTATTGCGTATTTGCCTCTTTGCATGGCGATGCAGAGAGGGGCATGAAGGGTAAATgctgcacacacatgcagagagGGGTATGAAGGGTAAATGCAGCACACAGAGATGCAGAGAGGGGCATGAAGGGTAAATGCTGCACACAGAGATGCAGAGAGGGGCATGAAGGGTAAATGCAGCACACAGAGATGCAGAGAGGGGCATGAAGGGTAAATGCACACAGAGATGCAGAGAGGGGCATGAAGGGTAAACGCACACAGAGATGCAGAGAGGGGCATGAAGGGGAAATGCCGCGCACACAGAGATATTGCTCGCGCCAAATCCTTCCACGAGCTATCATCTGATTGGTTGGCGGAGAGGTGTGTCCGATTGTGTACCCGGAAATGATTTGATGAGAAGTTGTGACATTTCTACCGTTGTGGGTTCAATCAAATTCTATTAATGTTGTTTAATTCGGagtaatacttttaaaaaatacatatctGAAGTATAAACCAGAAAATGCTAAAACATTAAAGTGTAAACAATAAAACGTTCGTGCTTAATGTGCTCTGAAGCTCAGGATTAATATATGGCGCAATAAATAGCCAGGAAATTGCAGTACACATTTGAGTAATGAGacaaatatagaaatatttgGACTATTTTGATAAAATAAACCTGTGCTCAGGGTTTCAGTGGAATTTATTTGACAAAGAAAAGGGTCCCTGAGAACCCCTGCCCTATATAGCCGTGAAACCAGACTGCTAGGCGCACGCATTCCGCTAGAGGGCGCACTTGGGCAGTCCTCTTTTGACAGCTTCAAAGCTGccgttcatttttttccatcacaTTAATTGAAGCTACAAACAAATAAAGGGTCAAACAAGTGAATCTGAACCCCACTCACAAAACAGTAGAACAAAACAGCAAGTGAAATCTTCACATGAATCCTGTTCCTTTTTCACACAGTATCTAAATTCAAGTTGTTGAATGTTGGACACCTATAGTGTTTATACAAGTCCAGCTGGGCTGAAGACTGACTACTGTAAGACTGAATTATTAATTACTGCAGTTGTGTATTCAAATCTGGAGTTCTTGTGCTTTGCATAATAGATCTTTTCTATGACCACAGATCAGCGTGATCTCCtttgtataatgtgtgtgtgtgggggcggCTGCTCGAGTGGGTTCGTGTGGGAGTGTAAGAGAGCGTTATGACATGAGGACATGCAGCTCCAtggaaacagaaacaaatggAGAGACTTCAGAGTGGGAGCTGCTCACTATTTCACATGCAACTGTTTCGTCTACCTTTAAAAACGTACCATGGAATCATGCTTACTTGGGCAATTTCTATAGGTTTGTGATTGGTCTGGTTCTCATACGTCCACGCTGCATGAATTCAAGCCTAAAACATGAATATAATAACATCCAgtgttaatatacagtatgagatGGTTTTGAGATGGCTCTGAGGGGAAACTACATACACGGCGTTTATAGATGTGATTTATTCTTCTTTCCCAAAATAGctgtgtgatctctgtgatttcTGTGATTTCGCAATTGTCTAaatttgactgtgtgtgtgtgtgtgtgtgtgtgtgtgtgtgttctctcaggGCTAAGCCACCTTGCCTAACCTGTTTGATGAGAGCTGCCTCTCTCCCATGTGTGCCAATCTCCTGGTTTTCTGCCTCCCAGGCAAACTCCAATGTTCTTTATGCAAAGCACAGCAATAGAGTCTATGGAAATCAGGAACAGTTGGTAACTGCTGGCATGGACATTACTACTGCATTCTTCCTACTGTAGCTCAGTATTTCACTCTTGCTCTAGTCTGGCACGTTTCGCCTTTCTTCTTGCCCTCCACAGATGGAGCAGACCAGGGAGGGAGGTGTAGGAGGCGGTGGGTGCAGTTTGGTAAGGTTGTGCAGTATGAGTGTCCCACGTTATGAAGAGGGAGGAAGATAGAAAATAATACCGAATCCAGTTTGCAAATCTTCGGCTGTTATAAATATTGCATGCTCTCACTGCATCAACTCTGCGTCCCGCTGCTCGATAGAGTCTGTGGTTGCGCAAGAACACAGTCAGGCTGATGAGTTCCCTTAAACGACGAGATTGAGATTGTGCATGTCATCGACGCTTTAAAACGTCAAACCCGTTTATCTAGCCGTTATAAAGATCCATTACTTTTACAAATCTCTTACTCTGTCGTTTTTGGTGGATAGAGTGTGCCTTGGTAGACTGGTGGGGcaggtctcaggtgtgaggtAATGTGGGAACATGAGTCATTCTTTAGTTCAGTAAGGTTAGGGGAATACCCAGGAGGAAAGGCAAAAGTATGCTCCAGAAACCGTTGAGCTGAATGAAATTATAGCAGAACCTTGGGAAAATTGTACAACCTAATCTCATGAGCTAACCATAACcataactatttatttttttttacagcatagaagagcatttttccccccagtatTTTAAAGCAAGGCTCGGTATGTGTTGTTTCGACATAGAGAGGCTGTGAATCTGCTCGCCTCTTTGCATTCTGCTCGCACGTGGTAAATCCTATTGTTGCCCACGATGCTTTGCGTCGTGCTGGTCACCATGGCAACCACACAGCACCACGGCAGCCTTGAGGAAGGCTACAGCATGGATTGGTAGGTGGGGTGTGTGCACGAGGGCTGGTGGTAGGCTACATGCATAATCAAACAAGCTCAGAGAACTGCCAGAATTAGACCCTGAATGTAGACGCTTTGTTTTAATGGAGTAGGACAGATGGCCAGCTGTTCCTGGAAATCCTAGGGATGTTCTGTGCTGTGACCGTACGAGTCCAGTGTTGTATATATAATCTGAAACATATTATAACATATAGTATAACATATAGTTCACATATGGATAAATGTACACAGCTCTCTAACACGCAGGTCCGTAAAACTCCAAAGCAATGCTTGCAATGTTCTAGTTCCTTATGAGTCCCTGCACCGGAGCCAAATTAAGAATGTAGGGCTAATGCTCACATACACGGTTATTTGACGATACATTATACAAGCAAAACTTCATAATACCTTATGATACTGCTTTCACTTGGTATGACACCTCCCTTGttgcttttcctttttaatgGATACTAATCTGTGGGTGAGGCCACAATGCCAGAGCCACACATGCAACACACGGTTTAGTCTGTCGTCTATTATTCTGGAACAAATGACCTCATTGCTATCATCACTCAGTGAGACTCCAGGCTTGCTCACTAAGGCCTCTAGACATAGAAGCTAAGACCTTTACTCCTATTCCTTGTGTCCTGCACAGAAAAATAGATGGGCTTTTGTTCAAAAGACTGCCGGAAGCCAATGCTAATGCATCGGCATTGCAATACATTGGCATACAGTAAACATATTTGGAATTTCCGTGCCAAGATATAACATTCAGCATATTGCTCACTTAATTCTAGGTGAGGAAATCTTTTGTATATGTATTATCCTTACATTTACTTACAATCCAGGTTTTAGGAGGTAGaaaagcctgtttttttttctcatgggTGTCAACAATGTAGGAATCGCACTATACAGACTTGGTGTAACAGAcgctgaggtttcagtgagcacagtaaggcgcgtactaaacgcagaaggtttccatgccagaactccaagacgtttaccactactgacccaaaagcagaagaaaattTGCCtcaaaatgatataaataatccacagaaggtttgggattctgttctgtggagcagtaaaacaaaactggaacttttcagcacgatggatcagcggtatttctggaggaagaagaatgaagaaagaacactctgtccacagtcgagcatggtgggggctcggtgatgctccgcggctgctttgcatcctctggcactggaaacctgcagcgtgtggaaggcgagatggattcagtgaagtatcaggaaatcctaggagaaaacctcatgccgtctgtgaggaagctgaagctcggGCGTCACCGGACCTTCCGACAGGACGacgatcccaagcatacctcaaattccagcAAGGCTTggtgcagaagaagtcctggaagattctacagggccatcacggtcacctgacttgaaccccatagaagacctcaggtgggatttgaagaaggcggtcgcagcacgcaaacccaagaatatcactgaactggaggacattgctcatgaggaacgggttAAGAtccctcaggaacgctgccagaagctctgcacctcgtttgcagcaggtcataacagcaaaaggagctcTACAAAGTACTAAAGATTCTTGCCATAAatggatttgttcattgcaaacacagctgaaagtctgtaaattttgacagtaaaccggatttgcactgggggttgaataatgTTCACTGCAACTGTATCATATGTAGCTCATAAGACTGATATCATAAGCGGAAATGTAATTGAAACAattctgtaatatttttttcGTACATAAGGTCTAACTACAATAGGAAGTTCTCAGTATTCCTTGTTGGTCAGTTTGGACatttataccgcttatcctgctgGGTCAAAAGTATATGAAAGCATTACAATTCCAAAGTTTATGATTCACTACCTTGTGGCAAAATTCTTATATAAGTCATCCTTGTgcacaaaacaacacattttctttattttctatcCACCTACTCAAGACCCAGAGTAAGGTCAAAGAGTTGCATTAATTCTTGGTAAATATCATACTATGGATGTAGAACTGTGCATCAGAACGCACTAGATACCCAAACCCATGgtggaatttttttaattttataccaAATCATGTCAGGAAA
The sequence above is drawn from the Ictalurus punctatus breed USDA103 chromosome 25, Coco_2.0, whole genome shotgun sequence genome and encodes:
- the taf1b gene encoding TATA box-binding protein-associated factor RNA polymerase I subunit B isoform X5, whose protein sequence is MDEEITDGYSEPCGQCGSVCWGVTNGGQFFCKNCHNVIERMKEVEDMSRFTVNSRISSLSSSKRKREVKGRAREWMICEGFQLILKLQAEALVDLGVCPQLKTDVLWIFWKRYMQKTRQAYTRNPVNILRGSAFTPQDQTSDTEVESSAAFSDASCHSETGSMMGASSVSGYSSDGRSSVCSGSMDAECYFGQKDRKNLMTMPRTLAFCYLALLWVREAITLADLLRLVSKGHIPYVNAHALFPEDMKFFGKDAMIFRVESIPSYSNVHRDAASLAALIELPAFPPVTPDCLLHPALLTLRYLMDANLPDKLHALVREVIQKTSMGTDSFLTFDPTERKPRLPCYDLQAAALIVVCMKLLFRLDDNVEWKLAKKSDEKINEMDHGKSKTTKRGGKMFSLRKWFMVVQPALERARKKEQQATAMQQWKSETPIIPSLKHKTVVLKRRLSVGTISVSWSLLCPGCTCGCWDSSLSCWV
- the taf1b gene encoding TATA box-binding protein-associated factor RNA polymerase I subunit B isoform X2, with the translated sequence MDEEITDGYSEPCGQCGSVCWGVTNGGQFFCKNCHNVIERMKEVEDMSRFTVNSRISSLSSSKRKREVKGRAREWMICEGFQLILKLQAEALVDLGVCPQLKTDVLWIFWKRYMQKTRQAYTRNPVNILRGSAFTPQDQTSDTEVESSAAFSDASCHSETGSMMGASSVSGYSSDGRSSVCSGSMDAECYFGQKDRKNLMTMPRTLAFCYLALLWVREAITLADLLRLVSKGHIPYVNAHALFPEDMKFFGKDAMIFRVESIPSYSNVHRDAASLAALIELPAFPPVTPDCLLHPALLTLRYLMDANLPDKLHALVREVIQKTSMGTDSFLTFDPTERKPRLPCYDLQAAALIVVCMKLLFRLDDNVEWKLAKKSDEKINEMDHGKSKTTKRGGKMFSLRKWFMVVQPALERARKKEQQATAMQQWKSETPIIPSLKHKTVVLKRRRVVEQLQSSFKALSGSAPEQQASTPSSFTFLWGDEDGADGPSLHHRCLDYLMMNKKRIWHFVNRKYWHTDLRRCHKRVGTISVSWSLLCPGCTCGCWDSSLSCWV